A single genomic interval of Mucilaginibacter boryungensis harbors:
- a CDS encoding acyl-CoA reductase has protein sequence MSKFKKNQIISTFSLLGQQLLTPDEELSNLINSEYYYNAWFTPENTLQAIKAIGGALNEADIATWLNKYPEPASGNPKKVGLILAGNIPLVGFHDVLCVLASGNHALIKASTQDARLIKHVLKMLVAIEPAFADQFTFVERLVDFDAVIATGSNNSSRYFDYYFGKVPNIIRKNRNSVAILTGNETTAQLNELGHDIFDYFGLGCRNVSKLLVPGGYNFNKFFESIESYQPIINHHKYNNNYDYNKSIYLVNSDKHLDNGFLLVKEDERMASPLAVVFFEYYKDEHAVNAMLSRESENIQCIVSNLPLQVNNQVVDFGQSQHPALWDYADGVDTMDFLSNL, from the coding sequence AGTTACTTACCCCTGACGAGGAGTTATCTAACCTTATTAATAGTGAATATTATTATAACGCGTGGTTCACCCCCGAAAATACATTGCAGGCAATAAAAGCCATTGGGGGTGCACTAAACGAGGCAGATATTGCCACCTGGTTAAATAAGTATCCCGAGCCTGCAAGCGGCAACCCTAAAAAAGTAGGACTGATATTGGCAGGGAATATACCGCTTGTTGGTTTTCATGATGTGCTTTGCGTACTGGCATCGGGTAACCACGCACTTATAAAAGCTTCAACCCAGGATGCGCGTTTAATAAAGCATGTATTAAAAATGCTGGTGGCTATTGAGCCTGCTTTCGCTGATCAATTCACTTTTGTAGAACGACTGGTTGATTTTGACGCAGTAATAGCCACGGGGAGTAACAATTCATCGCGTTATTTCGATTATTACTTTGGTAAAGTGCCAAATATTATTCGCAAGAACAGGAATAGTGTGGCGATATTAACAGGCAACGAAACCACCGCTCAGTTAAATGAATTAGGCCATGATATATTTGATTACTTCGGGCTTGGCTGCCGTAATGTATCAAAGCTATTGGTACCCGGCGGATATAATTTCAACAAATTTTTCGAATCAATTGAAAGTTATCAACCCATCATCAATCATCATAAATACAATAATAATTACGATTACAATAAATCGATATACTTAGTTAATAGTGATAAGCATTTGGATAATGGCTTTTTGTTGGTAAAGGAAGATGAACGTATGGCATCGCCGCTGGCAGTTGTGTTTTTTGAATATTATAAAGATGAACACGCCGTTAATGCAATGCTATCCCGCGAAAGCGAAAATATACAGTGCATAGTAAGCAATTTGCCTTTGCAGGTAAATAACCAGGTGGTTGATTTTGGCCAAAGCCAGCACCCGGCCCTGTGGGATTATGCCGATGGGGTGGATACAATGGATTTTTTGTCAAATCTTTAA